From a single Rickettsia endosymbiont of Cantharis rufa genomic region:
- the hemH gene encoding ferrochelatase, with protein sequence MKKKIAIVLFNLGGPDSLESVKSFLFNLFYDKAIINLSNPLRYIIAKIISITRERKSQKIYSLIGGKSSLPEETQEQKLALTEKLKQLIKEDFTIFINMRYSAPFAKETIEQIKEYNPNEIILLPLYPQFSSTTTGSSVKNFLKSLDIDIPIKTVCCYPLEEDFIKAHVSLIKEKLYDKNFRILFSAHGLPKKIIKAGDPYSFQIKETVKAIVKELNIKDLDYKITYQSKVGPIEWLKPNTEDEIEIAGKLKKDIIIVPISFVSEHVETLVELDIEYKLIADKYEIQYTRIPTLGTNKSFINSLTNILLRFINKVDTNLVMSSSSTKICPNEFTKCLCKLKN encoded by the coding sequence ATGAAGAAAAAAATAGCAATAGTACTTTTTAATTTAGGAGGTCCAGATAGCCTTGAATCAGTAAAGTCTTTTCTATTTAATTTATTTTATGATAAAGCTATAATTAATCTTTCAAATCCGTTACGTTATATTATTGCAAAAATAATTTCCATTACTAGAGAAAGAAAATCTCAAAAAATCTATTCTTTAATAGGAGGTAAATCATCTTTACCTGAAGAAACACAAGAGCAGAAATTAGCGTTAACCGAAAAACTAAAGCAACTAATAAAAGAAGATTTTACCATTTTTATAAATATGCGATATTCAGCACCGTTTGCCAAAGAAACAATAGAGCAAATAAAAGAATATAATCCAAATGAGATAATATTATTACCTTTATATCCTCAGTTTTCAAGCACTACAACAGGATCATCAGTTAAAAATTTTTTAAAAAGCCTTGATATAGATATCCCGATAAAAACAGTTTGTTGTTATCCTCTAGAAGAAGATTTTATAAAAGCTCATGTTTCTTTAATAAAAGAAAAACTATATGATAAAAATTTTCGTATATTATTTTCTGCTCACGGGTTACCTAAAAAAATAATAAAAGCAGGTGATCCTTATAGTTTTCAGATAAAAGAAACAGTAAAAGCAATAGTCAAAGAATTAAATATAAAAGATTTAGATTATAAGATAACTTATCAAAGTAAGGTAGGACCTATAGAGTGGTTAAAACCGAATACGGAAGACGAAATAGAGATAGCTGGAAAGTTAAAAAAAGATATAATAATCGTACCTATATCATTTGTATCTGAACATGTTGAAACATTAGTAGAACTTGATATTGAGTATAAATTAATCGCAGATAAATATGAAATTCAATATACTCGAATCCCAACGCTTGGGACGAATAAAAGTTTTATTAATAGTTTGACAAATATATTGCTACGATTTATTAATAAAGTTGATACTAATTTAGTTATGAGTAGCTCTAGTACAAAAATATGTCCAAACGAATTTACTAAATGTTTATGTAAATTAAAAAATTAA